A window of Phyllopteryx taeniolatus isolate TA_2022b chromosome 19, UOR_Ptae_1.2, whole genome shotgun sequence contains these coding sequences:
- the si:dkey-94l16.4 gene encoding transcription factor 20 isoform X2: MEQPPGSLDDLQPQDLSTSSISSVVDLTRKGSLNFMSCDVRHLLHNPDSGLPLSSDASHQSAPLIQQDNALSHTTVTLSYVSRSHIYSTSQPLTALPPIGKFSLLPACEAEKGLGETTYTLNRHYLEHIDTPVDLATKAFRSSSKAPEIDGECLPQRRCELIGPVSSSATIGEEHVIPARVENNEGLENGQDDSRSNLGVGPELSPETDTAVLKNNERKGISEMLLQLSQKKEPVVVQKKVAAIEPCSLTRDYKSPLEDPVSPSATSLEDVLMLPRASSSPSGDHSFQAWDDSITEGAIQLGTDTGNTAASRDSSDGVHTRRPELQPSVDLAEVGRLSGTSEDKPKTVTPHMNDNGSALQTTRKQRKLPLRSNRGVRLQSFVMNINSSSYKVSGCINTNLDSSKMTTRESYATNPKRIDTTLSDGKRRSRVKAKQKARSRHQKCKTTISQPNQCKNTTSNCVTHSQKLNSKSSKFTKTVPDDVPYPGHLPQMSPVRSKRRLCSASNPQFKKSKELPVHYELLLETNPARCPPPAPKESPKESPRSAEAPQILPAAKTKVARTPKRQRKKPYNPRPFTSPFAPKEPEIKLKYIHYKEEKKDLRVDNFSPVIRMHRQQSSASQCTVVNYPEKVRTPHKKGQRELQDHNGSFLSGTVPGSSCLQLGRASAQGQHRGPLVCCLCGLSANAMDLGDLHGPYYPEGYRPSAKTSTRSSGLKGDKDESSDSDSSSCSVGGRGRKHAALPSSWKHSPANQWWQKGLPPSRQRTADNTGSPAAKRARSEMWPTDVEDWYSPPVLPLEPCEYWLHEDCGIWSTGVFLVKGRVYGLEESVKVAQKTTCSACSAPGATLGCFCKGCPSKYHYRCALEAGEHQRFQQSELFVFERTICCPCQKQQHRTFLSARAACPALPCPVPKS, encoded by the exons ATGGAGCAACCACCAGGGAGCTTGGATGATCTACAACCTCAGGACCTCTCCACCTCAAGCATCTCCAGTGTGGTTGACCTGACCAGGAAAGGCAGCCTGAATTTCATGTCCTGCGACGTCCGCCACCTGCTACACAACCCGGACTCCGGATTACCCTTATCCTCGGATGCCTCGCACCAGTCAGCGCCTCTaattcaacaagacaatgccttGTCCCACACCACAGTGACCCTATCCTATGTGAGCAGGTCTCACATTTACTCAACATCTCAGCCTCTAACTGCTTTGCCGCCTATCGGCAAGTTCTCCCTCCTCCCCGCTTGTGAGGCTGAGAAAGGGCTCGGGGAGACCACCTATACACTTAACCGGCATTACTTGGAACATATTGACACACCGGTGGACCTTGCTACCAAGGCTTTTCGTTCGTCGTCGAAGGCTCCAGAGATCGACGGAGAATGTCTTCCACAGCGGCGTTGTGAATTAATTGGGCCGGTAAGTTCGAGCGCGACTATCGGAGAGGAACACGTCATTCCAGCACGGGTGGAAAACAATGAAGGGTTGGAGAATGGACAAGATGACAGCCGGTCGAATTTAGGTGTGGGTCCTGAATTGTCACCGGAGACTGACACGGCTGTCCTAAAGAACAATGAGAGGAAGGGAATCTCTGAGATGCTGCTACAATTATCTCAAAAAAAGGAGCCAGTGGTTGTCCAGAAGAAAGTGGCTGCAATAGAGCCGTGCTCACTGACCAGGGACTATAAAAGCCCTCTAGAAGACCCCGTCTCGCCCTCTGCTACCTCACTCGAGGATGTGTTGATGCTGCCCCGAGCCTCCAGCTCACCGAGCGGGGACCACTCTTTTCAAGCATGGGACGACTCAATCACAGAAGGTGCCATTCAGCTCGGGACTGACACCGGCAACACCGCCGCAAGTCGTGATTCCAGCGATGGCGTCCACACAAGGAGGCCAGAGCTGCAGCCATCGGTCGACTTGGCAGAGGTTGGTCGTTTGTCAGGAACTTCCGAGGACAAACCCAAAACCGTTACCCCTCACATGAACGACAATGGCAGCGCGCTTCAGACGACTCGAAAGCAAAGAAAGCTGCCTTTGCGTTCAAATCGAGGGGTTCGCTTACAATCGTTTGTTATGAATATCAATTCAAGCAGTTATAAAGTATCAGGATGCATTAACACTAATTTAGACtcttccaaaatgacaactcgGGAATCTTACGCAACAAATCCAAAGAGGATTGACACCACCCTGTCTGATGGGAAAAGGAGAAGCAGAGTGAAAGCAAAACAGAAAGCACGAAGCAGGCatcaaaaatgtaaaaccaCTATCAGTCAACCTAATCAATGCAAAAACACTACCTCTAATTGTGTTACTCATTCCCAAAAATTGAACAGCAAAAGCTCTAAGTTTACAAAGACTGTGCCAGACGATGTTCCCTACCCTGGACACTTGCCACAGATGAGTCCTGTAAGGTCAAAGAGAAGACTCTGTTCAGCATCAAATCCTCAGTTTAAGAAATCAAAGGAGCTTCCTGTACACTACGAGCTCTTGTTGGAAACAAATCCAGCAAGATGTCCCCCACCAGCACCTAAAGAATCTCCAAAGGAAAGCCCACGTTCAGCTGAAGCTCCGCAAATATTGCCAGCCGCAAAGACCAAGGTTGCTCGCACTCCCAAGAGACAACGGAAGAAACCGTATAACCCGAGACCGTTTACTTCCCCCTTCGCTCCTAAGGAGCCTGAGATCAAGTTGAAGTACATCCACTACAAGGAGGAGAAAAAGGATTTGAGGGTCGATAATTTCTCCCCTGTCATCCGTATGCATCGCCAGCAGTCATCGGCATCGCAATGCACTGTCGTGAACTACCCGGAAAAGGTCAGGACGCCGCACAAAAAGGGCCAGAGAGAGCTACAGGATCATAACGGTAGCTTTCTTTCTGGAACTGTACCCGGCAGTTCCTGTCTCCAGCTGGGCCGGGCGTCCGCTCAGGGTCAGCACCGGGGCCCCCTTGTCTGTTGCCTGTGTGGACTCTCTGCCAACGCCATGGACTTGGGGGATCTCCACGGTCCCTATTATCCCGAAGGATACCGGCCGAGCGCCAAAACATCGACGCGTTCGTCCGGCCTTAAAGGTGACAAGGACGAATCCAGCGATTCAGATTCTTCGTCCTGTAGTGTTGGCGGCAGGGGGAGGAAACATGCCGCTCTACCCTCATCCTGGAAGCACAGCCCAGCAAATCAGTGGTGGCAAAAAGGCCTCCCGCCAAGCCGCCAGAGGACCGCTGACAACACCGGAAGCCCTGCGGCAAAACGTGCGCGTTCAGAAATGTGGCCAACAGATGTGGAGGACTGGTACAGCCCCCCGGTGCTGCCCCTTGAGCCCTGTGAGTACTGGCTCCACGAAGACTGTGGCATCTGGTCGACTGGCGTGTTCTTGGTGAAGGGCAGAGTCTATGGCCTGGAGGAATCTGTCAAAGTGGCCCAGAAGACG acgTGCTCGGCCTGCTCTGCCCCAGGCGCGACGCTAGGCTGCTTCTGCAAAGGTTGTCCCAGCAAGTACCACTACAGGTGTGCTCTAGAGGCAG GAGAACATCAGCGTTTTCAACAAAGCGAGCTCTTTGTTTTCGAAAGAACTATTTGTTGTCCGTGCCAAAAGCAACAGCACAGAACCTTTCTGTCCGCTCGAGCCGCCTGCCCTGCCCTGCCCTGCCCTGTCCCAAAATCCTAA
- the si:dkey-94l16.4 gene encoding transcription factor 20 isoform X1, with protein sequence MEQPPGSLDDLQPQDLSTSSISSVVDLTRKGSLNFMSCDVRHLLHNPDSGLPLSSDASHQSAPLIQQDNALSHTTVTLSYVSRSHIYSTSQPLTALPPIGKFSLLPACEAEKGLGETTYTLNRHYLEHIDTPVDLATKAFRSSSKAPEIDGECLPQRRCELIGPVSSSATIGEEHVIPARVENNEGLENGQDDSRSNLGVGPELSPETDTAVLKNNERKGISEMLLQLSQKKEPVVVQKKVAAIEPCSLTRDYKSPLEDPVSPSATSLEDVLMLPRASSSPSGDHSFQAWDDSITEGAIQLGTDTGNTAASRDSSDGVHTRRPELQPSVDLAEVGRLSGTSEDKPKTVTPHMNDNGSALQTTRKQRKLPLRSNRGVRLQSFVMNINSSSYKVSGCINTNLDSSKMTTRESYATNPKRIDTTLSDGKRRSRVKAKQKARSRHQKCKTTISQPNQCKNTTSNCVTHSQKLNSKSSKFTKTVPDDVPYPGHLPQMSPVRSKRRLCSASNPQFKKSKELPVHYELLLETNPARCPPPAPKESPKESPRSAEAPQILPAAKTKVARTPKRQRKKPYNPRPFTSPFAPKEPEIKLKYIHYKEEKKDLRVDNFSPVIRMHRQQSSASQCTVVNYPEKVRTPHKKGQRELQDHNGSFLSGTVPGSSCLQLGRASAQGQHRGPLVCCLCGLSANAMDLGDLHGPYYPEGYRPSAKTSTRSSGLKGDKDESSDSDSSSCSVGGRGRKHAALPSSWKHSPANQWWQKGLPPSRQRTADNTGSPAAKRARSEMWPTDVEDWYSPPVLPLEPCEYWLHEDCGIWSTGVFLVKGRVYGLEESVKVAQKTTCSACSAPGATLGCFCKGCPSKYHYRCALEADCVLIEENLSMKCKKHKNKTFKTPVGMHSDPRRKRPSCILLTDEGLLQGRIGPQTVGFL encoded by the exons ATGGAGCAACCACCAGGGAGCTTGGATGATCTACAACCTCAGGACCTCTCCACCTCAAGCATCTCCAGTGTGGTTGACCTGACCAGGAAAGGCAGCCTGAATTTCATGTCCTGCGACGTCCGCCACCTGCTACACAACCCGGACTCCGGATTACCCTTATCCTCGGATGCCTCGCACCAGTCAGCGCCTCTaattcaacaagacaatgccttGTCCCACACCACAGTGACCCTATCCTATGTGAGCAGGTCTCACATTTACTCAACATCTCAGCCTCTAACTGCTTTGCCGCCTATCGGCAAGTTCTCCCTCCTCCCCGCTTGTGAGGCTGAGAAAGGGCTCGGGGAGACCACCTATACACTTAACCGGCATTACTTGGAACATATTGACACACCGGTGGACCTTGCTACCAAGGCTTTTCGTTCGTCGTCGAAGGCTCCAGAGATCGACGGAGAATGTCTTCCACAGCGGCGTTGTGAATTAATTGGGCCGGTAAGTTCGAGCGCGACTATCGGAGAGGAACACGTCATTCCAGCACGGGTGGAAAACAATGAAGGGTTGGAGAATGGACAAGATGACAGCCGGTCGAATTTAGGTGTGGGTCCTGAATTGTCACCGGAGACTGACACGGCTGTCCTAAAGAACAATGAGAGGAAGGGAATCTCTGAGATGCTGCTACAATTATCTCAAAAAAAGGAGCCAGTGGTTGTCCAGAAGAAAGTGGCTGCAATAGAGCCGTGCTCACTGACCAGGGACTATAAAAGCCCTCTAGAAGACCCCGTCTCGCCCTCTGCTACCTCACTCGAGGATGTGTTGATGCTGCCCCGAGCCTCCAGCTCACCGAGCGGGGACCACTCTTTTCAAGCATGGGACGACTCAATCACAGAAGGTGCCATTCAGCTCGGGACTGACACCGGCAACACCGCCGCAAGTCGTGATTCCAGCGATGGCGTCCACACAAGGAGGCCAGAGCTGCAGCCATCGGTCGACTTGGCAGAGGTTGGTCGTTTGTCAGGAACTTCCGAGGACAAACCCAAAACCGTTACCCCTCACATGAACGACAATGGCAGCGCGCTTCAGACGACTCGAAAGCAAAGAAAGCTGCCTTTGCGTTCAAATCGAGGGGTTCGCTTACAATCGTTTGTTATGAATATCAATTCAAGCAGTTATAAAGTATCAGGATGCATTAACACTAATTTAGACtcttccaaaatgacaactcgGGAATCTTACGCAACAAATCCAAAGAGGATTGACACCACCCTGTCTGATGGGAAAAGGAGAAGCAGAGTGAAAGCAAAACAGAAAGCACGAAGCAGGCatcaaaaatgtaaaaccaCTATCAGTCAACCTAATCAATGCAAAAACACTACCTCTAATTGTGTTACTCATTCCCAAAAATTGAACAGCAAAAGCTCTAAGTTTACAAAGACTGTGCCAGACGATGTTCCCTACCCTGGACACTTGCCACAGATGAGTCCTGTAAGGTCAAAGAGAAGACTCTGTTCAGCATCAAATCCTCAGTTTAAGAAATCAAAGGAGCTTCCTGTACACTACGAGCTCTTGTTGGAAACAAATCCAGCAAGATGTCCCCCACCAGCACCTAAAGAATCTCCAAAGGAAAGCCCACGTTCAGCTGAAGCTCCGCAAATATTGCCAGCCGCAAAGACCAAGGTTGCTCGCACTCCCAAGAGACAACGGAAGAAACCGTATAACCCGAGACCGTTTACTTCCCCCTTCGCTCCTAAGGAGCCTGAGATCAAGTTGAAGTACATCCACTACAAGGAGGAGAAAAAGGATTTGAGGGTCGATAATTTCTCCCCTGTCATCCGTATGCATCGCCAGCAGTCATCGGCATCGCAATGCACTGTCGTGAACTACCCGGAAAAGGTCAGGACGCCGCACAAAAAGGGCCAGAGAGAGCTACAGGATCATAACGGTAGCTTTCTTTCTGGAACTGTACCCGGCAGTTCCTGTCTCCAGCTGGGCCGGGCGTCCGCTCAGGGTCAGCACCGGGGCCCCCTTGTCTGTTGCCTGTGTGGACTCTCTGCCAACGCCATGGACTTGGGGGATCTCCACGGTCCCTATTATCCCGAAGGATACCGGCCGAGCGCCAAAACATCGACGCGTTCGTCCGGCCTTAAAGGTGACAAGGACGAATCCAGCGATTCAGATTCTTCGTCCTGTAGTGTTGGCGGCAGGGGGAGGAAACATGCCGCTCTACCCTCATCCTGGAAGCACAGCCCAGCAAATCAGTGGTGGCAAAAAGGCCTCCCGCCAAGCCGCCAGAGGACCGCTGACAACACCGGAAGCCCTGCGGCAAAACGTGCGCGTTCAGAAATGTGGCCAACAGATGTGGAGGACTGGTACAGCCCCCCGGTGCTGCCCCTTGAGCCCTGTGAGTACTGGCTCCACGAAGACTGTGGCATCTGGTCGACTGGCGTGTTCTTGGTGAAGGGCAGAGTCTATGGCCTGGAGGAATCTGTCAAAGTGGCCCAGAAGACG acgTGCTCGGCCTGCTCTGCCCCAGGCGCGACGCTAGGCTGCTTCTGCAAAGGTTGTCCCAGCAAGTACCACTACAGGTGTGCTCTAGAGGCAG
- the si:dkey-94l16.4 gene encoding transcription factor 20 isoform X4, with product MEQPPGSLDDLQPQDLSTSSISSVVDLTRKGSLNFMSCDVRHLLHNPDSGLPLSSDASHQSAPLIQQDNALSHTTVTLSYVSRSHIYSTSQPLTALPPIGKFSLLPACEAEKGLGETTYTLNRHYLEHIDTPVDLATKAFRSSSKAPEIDGECLPQRRCELIGPVSSSATIGEEHVIPARVENNEGLENGQDDSRSNLGVGPELSPETDTAVLKNNERKGISEMLLQLSQKKEPVVVQKKVAAIEPCSLTRDYKSPLEDPVSPSATSLEDVLMLPRASSSPSGDHSFQAWDDSITEGAIQLGTDTGNTAASRDSSDGVHTRRPELQPSVDLAEVGRLSGTSEDKPKTVTPHMNDNGSALQTTRKQRKLPLRSNRGVRLQSFVMNINSSSYKVSGCINTNLDSSKMTTRESYATNPKRIDTTLSDGKRRSRVKAKQKARSRHQKCKTTISQPNQCKNTTSNCVTHSQKLNSKSSKFTKTVPDDVPYPGHLPQMSPVRSKRRLCSASNPQFKKSKELPVHYELLLETNPARCPPPAPKESPKESPRSAEAPQILPAAKTKVARTPKRQRKKPYNPRPFTSPFAPKEPEIKLKYIHYKEEKKDLRVDNFSPVIRMHRQQSSASQCTVVNYPEKVRTPHKKGQRELQDHNGSFLSGTVPGSSCLQLGRASAQGQHRGPLVCCLCGLSANAMDLGDLHGPYYPEGYRPSAKTSTRSSGLKGDKDESSDSDSSSCSVGGRGRKHAALPSSWKHSPANQWWQKGLPPSRQRTADNTGSPAAKRARSEMWPTDVEDWYSPPVLPLEPCEYWLHEDCGIWSTGVFLVKGRVYGLEESVKVAQKTTVSSSKKTYP from the coding sequence ATGGAGCAACCACCAGGGAGCTTGGATGATCTACAACCTCAGGACCTCTCCACCTCAAGCATCTCCAGTGTGGTTGACCTGACCAGGAAAGGCAGCCTGAATTTCATGTCCTGCGACGTCCGCCACCTGCTACACAACCCGGACTCCGGATTACCCTTATCCTCGGATGCCTCGCACCAGTCAGCGCCTCTaattcaacaagacaatgccttGTCCCACACCACAGTGACCCTATCCTATGTGAGCAGGTCTCACATTTACTCAACATCTCAGCCTCTAACTGCTTTGCCGCCTATCGGCAAGTTCTCCCTCCTCCCCGCTTGTGAGGCTGAGAAAGGGCTCGGGGAGACCACCTATACACTTAACCGGCATTACTTGGAACATATTGACACACCGGTGGACCTTGCTACCAAGGCTTTTCGTTCGTCGTCGAAGGCTCCAGAGATCGACGGAGAATGTCTTCCACAGCGGCGTTGTGAATTAATTGGGCCGGTAAGTTCGAGCGCGACTATCGGAGAGGAACACGTCATTCCAGCACGGGTGGAAAACAATGAAGGGTTGGAGAATGGACAAGATGACAGCCGGTCGAATTTAGGTGTGGGTCCTGAATTGTCACCGGAGACTGACACGGCTGTCCTAAAGAACAATGAGAGGAAGGGAATCTCTGAGATGCTGCTACAATTATCTCAAAAAAAGGAGCCAGTGGTTGTCCAGAAGAAAGTGGCTGCAATAGAGCCGTGCTCACTGACCAGGGACTATAAAAGCCCTCTAGAAGACCCCGTCTCGCCCTCTGCTACCTCACTCGAGGATGTGTTGATGCTGCCCCGAGCCTCCAGCTCACCGAGCGGGGACCACTCTTTTCAAGCATGGGACGACTCAATCACAGAAGGTGCCATTCAGCTCGGGACTGACACCGGCAACACCGCCGCAAGTCGTGATTCCAGCGATGGCGTCCACACAAGGAGGCCAGAGCTGCAGCCATCGGTCGACTTGGCAGAGGTTGGTCGTTTGTCAGGAACTTCCGAGGACAAACCCAAAACCGTTACCCCTCACATGAACGACAATGGCAGCGCGCTTCAGACGACTCGAAAGCAAAGAAAGCTGCCTTTGCGTTCAAATCGAGGGGTTCGCTTACAATCGTTTGTTATGAATATCAATTCAAGCAGTTATAAAGTATCAGGATGCATTAACACTAATTTAGACtcttccaaaatgacaactcgGGAATCTTACGCAACAAATCCAAAGAGGATTGACACCACCCTGTCTGATGGGAAAAGGAGAAGCAGAGTGAAAGCAAAACAGAAAGCACGAAGCAGGCatcaaaaatgtaaaaccaCTATCAGTCAACCTAATCAATGCAAAAACACTACCTCTAATTGTGTTACTCATTCCCAAAAATTGAACAGCAAAAGCTCTAAGTTTACAAAGACTGTGCCAGACGATGTTCCCTACCCTGGACACTTGCCACAGATGAGTCCTGTAAGGTCAAAGAGAAGACTCTGTTCAGCATCAAATCCTCAGTTTAAGAAATCAAAGGAGCTTCCTGTACACTACGAGCTCTTGTTGGAAACAAATCCAGCAAGATGTCCCCCACCAGCACCTAAAGAATCTCCAAAGGAAAGCCCACGTTCAGCTGAAGCTCCGCAAATATTGCCAGCCGCAAAGACCAAGGTTGCTCGCACTCCCAAGAGACAACGGAAGAAACCGTATAACCCGAGACCGTTTACTTCCCCCTTCGCTCCTAAGGAGCCTGAGATCAAGTTGAAGTACATCCACTACAAGGAGGAGAAAAAGGATTTGAGGGTCGATAATTTCTCCCCTGTCATCCGTATGCATCGCCAGCAGTCATCGGCATCGCAATGCACTGTCGTGAACTACCCGGAAAAGGTCAGGACGCCGCACAAAAAGGGCCAGAGAGAGCTACAGGATCATAACGGTAGCTTTCTTTCTGGAACTGTACCCGGCAGTTCCTGTCTCCAGCTGGGCCGGGCGTCCGCTCAGGGTCAGCACCGGGGCCCCCTTGTCTGTTGCCTGTGTGGACTCTCTGCCAACGCCATGGACTTGGGGGATCTCCACGGTCCCTATTATCCCGAAGGATACCGGCCGAGCGCCAAAACATCGACGCGTTCGTCCGGCCTTAAAGGTGACAAGGACGAATCCAGCGATTCAGATTCTTCGTCCTGTAGTGTTGGCGGCAGGGGGAGGAAACATGCCGCTCTACCCTCATCCTGGAAGCACAGCCCAGCAAATCAGTGGTGGCAAAAAGGCCTCCCGCCAAGCCGCCAGAGGACCGCTGACAACACCGGAAGCCCTGCGGCAAAACGTGCGCGTTCAGAAATGTGGCCAACAGATGTGGAGGACTGGTACAGCCCCCCGGTGCTGCCCCTTGAGCCCTGTGAGTACTGGCTCCACGAAGACTGTGGCATCTGGTCGACTGGCGTGTTCTTGGTGAAGGGCAGAGTCTATGGCCTGGAGGAATCTGTCAAAGTGGCCCAGAAGACG
- the si:dkey-94l16.4 gene encoding transcription factor 20 isoform X3, giving the protein MEQPPGSLDDLQPQDLSTSSISSVVDLTRKGSLNFMSCDVRHLLHNPDSGLPLSSDASHQSAPLIQQDNALSHTTVTLSYVSRSHIYSTSQPLTALPPIGKFSLLPACEAEKGLGETTYTLNRHYLEHIDTPVDLATKAFRSSSKAPEIDGECLPQRRCELIGPVSSSATIGEEHVIPARVENNEGLENGQDDSRSNLGVGPELSPETDTAVLKNNERKGISEMLLQLSQKKEPVVVQKKVAAIEPCSLTRDYKSPLEDPVSPSATSLEDVLMLPRASSSPSGDHSFQAWDDSITEGAIQLGTDTGNTAASRDSSDGVHTRRPELQPSVDLAEVGRLSGTSEDKPKTVTPHMNDNGSALQTTRKQRKLPLRSNRGVRLQSFVMNINSSSYKVSGCINTNLDSSKMTTRESYATNPKRIDTTLSDGKRRSRVKAKQKARSRHQKCKTTISQPNQCKNTTSNCVTHSQKLNSKSSKFTKTVPDDVPYPGHLPQMSPVRSKRRLCSASNPQFKKSKELPVHYELLLETNPARCPPPAPKESPKESPRSAEAPQILPAAKTKVARTPKRQRKKPYNPRPFTSPFAPKEPEIKLKYIHYKEEKKDLRVDNFSPVIRMHRQQSSASQCTVVNYPEKVRTPHKKGQRELQDHNGSFLSGTVPGSSCLQLGRASAQGQHRGPLVCCLCGLSANAMDLGDLHGPYYPEGYRPSAKTSTRSSGLKGDKDESSDSDSSSCSVGGRGRKHAALPSSWKHSPANQWWQKGLPPSRQRTADNTGSPAAKRARSEMWPTDVEDWYSPPVLPLEPCEYWLHEDCGIWSTGVFLVKGRVYGLEESVKVAQKTTCSACSAPGATLGCFCKGCPSKYHYRCALEADCVLIEENLSMKCKKHKNKTFKTPVGMHSDPRRKRPS; this is encoded by the exons ATGGAGCAACCACCAGGGAGCTTGGATGATCTACAACCTCAGGACCTCTCCACCTCAAGCATCTCCAGTGTGGTTGACCTGACCAGGAAAGGCAGCCTGAATTTCATGTCCTGCGACGTCCGCCACCTGCTACACAACCCGGACTCCGGATTACCCTTATCCTCGGATGCCTCGCACCAGTCAGCGCCTCTaattcaacaagacaatgccttGTCCCACACCACAGTGACCCTATCCTATGTGAGCAGGTCTCACATTTACTCAACATCTCAGCCTCTAACTGCTTTGCCGCCTATCGGCAAGTTCTCCCTCCTCCCCGCTTGTGAGGCTGAGAAAGGGCTCGGGGAGACCACCTATACACTTAACCGGCATTACTTGGAACATATTGACACACCGGTGGACCTTGCTACCAAGGCTTTTCGTTCGTCGTCGAAGGCTCCAGAGATCGACGGAGAATGTCTTCCACAGCGGCGTTGTGAATTAATTGGGCCGGTAAGTTCGAGCGCGACTATCGGAGAGGAACACGTCATTCCAGCACGGGTGGAAAACAATGAAGGGTTGGAGAATGGACAAGATGACAGCCGGTCGAATTTAGGTGTGGGTCCTGAATTGTCACCGGAGACTGACACGGCTGTCCTAAAGAACAATGAGAGGAAGGGAATCTCTGAGATGCTGCTACAATTATCTCAAAAAAAGGAGCCAGTGGTTGTCCAGAAGAAAGTGGCTGCAATAGAGCCGTGCTCACTGACCAGGGACTATAAAAGCCCTCTAGAAGACCCCGTCTCGCCCTCTGCTACCTCACTCGAGGATGTGTTGATGCTGCCCCGAGCCTCCAGCTCACCGAGCGGGGACCACTCTTTTCAAGCATGGGACGACTCAATCACAGAAGGTGCCATTCAGCTCGGGACTGACACCGGCAACACCGCCGCAAGTCGTGATTCCAGCGATGGCGTCCACACAAGGAGGCCAGAGCTGCAGCCATCGGTCGACTTGGCAGAGGTTGGTCGTTTGTCAGGAACTTCCGAGGACAAACCCAAAACCGTTACCCCTCACATGAACGACAATGGCAGCGCGCTTCAGACGACTCGAAAGCAAAGAAAGCTGCCTTTGCGTTCAAATCGAGGGGTTCGCTTACAATCGTTTGTTATGAATATCAATTCAAGCAGTTATAAAGTATCAGGATGCATTAACACTAATTTAGACtcttccaaaatgacaactcgGGAATCTTACGCAACAAATCCAAAGAGGATTGACACCACCCTGTCTGATGGGAAAAGGAGAAGCAGAGTGAAAGCAAAACAGAAAGCACGAAGCAGGCatcaaaaatgtaaaaccaCTATCAGTCAACCTAATCAATGCAAAAACACTACCTCTAATTGTGTTACTCATTCCCAAAAATTGAACAGCAAAAGCTCTAAGTTTACAAAGACTGTGCCAGACGATGTTCCCTACCCTGGACACTTGCCACAGATGAGTCCTGTAAGGTCAAAGAGAAGACTCTGTTCAGCATCAAATCCTCAGTTTAAGAAATCAAAGGAGCTTCCTGTACACTACGAGCTCTTGTTGGAAACAAATCCAGCAAGATGTCCCCCACCAGCACCTAAAGAATCTCCAAAGGAAAGCCCACGTTCAGCTGAAGCTCCGCAAATATTGCCAGCCGCAAAGACCAAGGTTGCTCGCACTCCCAAGAGACAACGGAAGAAACCGTATAACCCGAGACCGTTTACTTCCCCCTTCGCTCCTAAGGAGCCTGAGATCAAGTTGAAGTACATCCACTACAAGGAGGAGAAAAAGGATTTGAGGGTCGATAATTTCTCCCCTGTCATCCGTATGCATCGCCAGCAGTCATCGGCATCGCAATGCACTGTCGTGAACTACCCGGAAAAGGTCAGGACGCCGCACAAAAAGGGCCAGAGAGAGCTACAGGATCATAACGGTAGCTTTCTTTCTGGAACTGTACCCGGCAGTTCCTGTCTCCAGCTGGGCCGGGCGTCCGCTCAGGGTCAGCACCGGGGCCCCCTTGTCTGTTGCCTGTGTGGACTCTCTGCCAACGCCATGGACTTGGGGGATCTCCACGGTCCCTATTATCCCGAAGGATACCGGCCGAGCGCCAAAACATCGACGCGTTCGTCCGGCCTTAAAGGTGACAAGGACGAATCCAGCGATTCAGATTCTTCGTCCTGTAGTGTTGGCGGCAGGGGGAGGAAACATGCCGCTCTACCCTCATCCTGGAAGCACAGCCCAGCAAATCAGTGGTGGCAAAAAGGCCTCCCGCCAAGCCGCCAGAGGACCGCTGACAACACCGGAAGCCCTGCGGCAAAACGTGCGCGTTCAGAAATGTGGCCAACAGATGTGGAGGACTGGTACAGCCCCCCGGTGCTGCCCCTTGAGCCCTGTGAGTACTGGCTCCACGAAGACTGTGGCATCTGGTCGACTGGCGTGTTCTTGGTGAAGGGCAGAGTCTATGGCCTGGAGGAATCTGTCAAAGTGGCCCAGAAGACG acgTGCTCGGCCTGCTCTGCCCCAGGCGCGACGCTAGGCTGCTTCTGCAAAGGTTGTCCCAGCAAGTACCACTACAGGTGTGCTCTAGAGGCAG